A genomic window from Halorubrum trapanicum includes:
- a CDS encoding uracil-DNA glycosylase family protein, whose protein sequence is MSEHGGDGAGLDEDLCVPSCERCPELVASRSRIVDGVGPTDADLLFVGEGPGATEDEEGEPFVGRSGDVLDEALRDAGLARADVRITNCVRCRPPDNRDPTTEELANCRGYLETEIDRLDPELIVTLGKVPSEHLLDRSVAITSESGDVVDARLAGESRRVLLSVHPAATLYDRSQRDGFFETVARAAELSGVGERGEEGGDGQSRLGEF, encoded by the coding sequence ATGAGCGAACACGGCGGCGACGGCGCCGGCCTCGACGAGGACCTGTGCGTGCCGTCCTGCGAGCGGTGCCCCGAGCTCGTCGCGTCGCGGAGCCGGATCGTCGACGGGGTCGGCCCGACCGACGCGGACCTGCTGTTCGTCGGCGAGGGGCCGGGCGCGACCGAGGACGAGGAGGGCGAGCCGTTCGTCGGGCGGTCGGGCGACGTGCTCGACGAGGCGCTCCGGGACGCGGGACTCGCCCGCGCGGACGTGCGGATCACGAACTGCGTGCGGTGCCGGCCGCCCGACAACCGAGACCCGACGACCGAGGAGCTGGCGAACTGCCGCGGCTACCTCGAAACGGAGATCGACCGGCTCGACCCGGAGCTGATCGTGACCCTCGGGAAGGTGCCGAGCGAACACCTCCTCGACCGCTCGGTAGCGATCACGTCGGAGTCGGGCGACGTGGTCGACGCGCGCCTCGCGGGCGAGTCGCGGCGCGTCCTCCTCTCCGTCCACCCGGCGGCGACGCTGTACGACCGGAGCCAGCGCGACGGGTTCTTCGAGACGGTCGCGCGGGCGGCGGAGCTGAGCGGCGTCGGAGAACGGGGAGAAGAAGGCGGGGACGGCCAGTCGCGGCTCGGCGAGTTCTGA
- the pdxT gene encoding pyridoxal 5'-phosphate synthase glutaminase subunit PdxT yields MKAGVIAVQGDVAEHAAAVRVAAAAHDETAEVVEVRDAGIVPDCDVLLMPGGESTTISRLIHREGIAAEIEEHVESGKPVLATCAGLIVCSTDAKDDRVEPLGVVDVSVDRNAFGRQKDSFEARVPVAGLDDPFHAVFIRAPAIDDVGDGVETLATVDGRPVAVRDGPVVATAFHPELTDDPRIHDLAFFPEREVVA; encoded by the coding sequence ATGAAAGCAGGCGTCATCGCCGTTCAGGGCGACGTGGCCGAACACGCCGCCGCCGTCCGGGTCGCCGCGGCCGCCCACGACGAGACGGCCGAGGTCGTCGAGGTTCGGGACGCGGGGATCGTCCCCGACTGCGACGTCCTCCTCATGCCGGGCGGGGAGTCGACGACCATCTCGCGGCTGATCCACCGCGAGGGGATCGCCGCCGAGATCGAGGAACACGTCGAGAGCGGGAAGCCCGTCCTCGCGACCTGCGCCGGGCTCATCGTCTGCTCGACCGACGCGAAGGACGACCGGGTCGAGCCGCTGGGGGTAGTCGACGTCTCCGTCGACCGCAACGCGTTCGGGCGACAGAAGGACTCCTTCGAGGCGAGGGTCCCGGTCGCCGGACTCGACGACCCCTTCCACGCCGTGTTCATCCGCGCGCCCGCCATCGACGACGTGGGCGACGGCGTCGAGACGCTCGCGACGGTCGACGGCCGCCCCGTCGCGGTGCGCGACGGTCCGGTGGTCGCCACCGCGTTCCACCCGGAGCTCACCGACGACCCGCGGATCCACGACCTCGCCTTCTTCCCCGAGCGGGAGGTGGTCGCGTGA
- a CDS encoding MBL fold metallo-hydrolase, whose protein sequence is MEPITVTADAEEFTCNAYLVAGDATTLVDAGTMPGVDEVIADALDDAGVDGLNRLVVTHQHHDHVGELDAVVDRFDPRVFAYADHPRRDVALADGDEILVGSEACEVVHTPGHADDHVSLVGEERCYSGDVVVYNDGAFDDGSFGRTDMTGQSRERLIESLHEILDRMPDTTEAMFPGHGDVYRAADGPDTVREVIERATERAERREPKYPEE, encoded by the coding sequence ATGGAGCCGATCACCGTCACCGCGGACGCTGAGGAGTTCACCTGTAACGCGTACCTCGTCGCCGGGGACGCGACGACGCTCGTCGACGCCGGAACGATGCCCGGGGTGGACGAGGTGATCGCCGACGCGCTCGACGACGCGGGCGTCGACGGCCTCAACCGCCTCGTCGTGACCCACCAGCACCACGACCACGTGGGGGAGCTCGACGCCGTCGTCGACCGGTTCGACCCGCGGGTGTTCGCGTACGCCGACCACCCGCGCCGCGACGTCGCGCTCGCGGACGGCGACGAGATACTCGTCGGCAGCGAGGCCTGCGAGGTCGTCCACACGCCGGGCCACGCCGACGACCACGTCTCGCTCGTCGGCGAGGAGCGGTGCTACTCCGGCGACGTGGTCGTCTACAACGACGGCGCCTTCGACGACGGCTCGTTCGGCCGCACCGACATGACCGGCCAGTCGCGCGAGCGCCTGATCGAGAGCCTCCACGAGATCCTCGACCGCATGCCCGACACCACCGAAGCCATGTTCCCCGGCCACGGCGACGTCTACCGCGCGGCCGACGGCCCGGACACCGTCCGCGAGGTGATCGAGCGCGCGACGGAGCGCGCCGAGCGCCGCGAGCCGAAGTACCCCGAGGAGTGA
- a CDS encoding DUF99 family protein, whose translation MTPPSRTLGIAFSDARDASHAAGVVVRADGTPDGFAFATCTVGGTDATDAVLDCWSALDREDVRHVACAGVAPAWFNLLDLRRLHETLDRPVYAVSYERSPGLEPALRDAFDGDALADRLATYRSLPPRVPVDSADADEDVSDSDDPRFVRAVGLDSDEAAAAVRGLTRDGFRRCEPLRMAALAASAHREAVTGE comes from the coding sequence GTGACGCCGCCGAGCCGCACGCTCGGCATCGCCTTCTCTGACGCCCGCGACGCGAGCCACGCGGCCGGCGTCGTCGTCCGCGCCGACGGGACGCCGGACGGCTTCGCGTTCGCGACCTGTACCGTCGGCGGGACCGACGCGACCGACGCCGTTCTCGACTGTTGGAGCGCGCTCGACCGCGAGGACGTCCGCCACGTCGCCTGCGCGGGCGTCGCGCCCGCGTGGTTCAACCTCCTCGACCTCCGGCGCCTCCACGAGACCCTCGACCGTCCCGTCTACGCCGTGAGCTACGAGCGGAGCCCCGGGCTCGAACCCGCCCTGCGCGACGCGTTCGACGGCGACGCGCTCGCCGACCGCCTCGCGACGTACCGGTCGCTGCCGCCGCGGGTTCCGGTCGACTCCGCGGACGCGGACGAGGACGTGTCGGACTCCGACGACCCCCGCTTCGTCCGCGCGGTCGGCCTCGACTCCGACGAGGCCGCCGCGGCGGTCAGGGGGCTCACCCGCGACGGGTTCCGGCGCTGCGAGCCGCTCCGGATGGCGGCGCTCGCCGCGAGCGCGCACCGCGAGGCCGTGACGGGCGAGTGA
- a CDS encoding PAS domain-containing protein gives MGGESHTADGAGRSGTDGDRVTNAYEAMFRAADDAIFLLDVVRRDGEYEFTFKQNNTAYQQQTGLTEDAMFGQTPRELLGDEQGIAVEANYRRCVEEGTTIEYEERLDFPAGTTDWQTKLTPVTEDGTVTQIIGVARDITEQKEREREHRRTYRRFQTVLETMSAAVFLKDTDGRYLLMNQACRDVFDIDEDPVGMTDEDLFPEAVAAQARADDRRVIEGGEQIEIEETVPTPAGESVRLTRKSPVYDEEGSIRGVCGVSTDITEQRERERTLQQIKDRLELAVEGAQIGVWDWDMTTDEVEFNDQWAEMLGHSSDEIEPHLVAWERRVHPDDLAAVEDALSEHMAGETEYYDTKHRMRTAADEWKWIRDVGRVVERDDDGEPVRAVGIHLDIDDQKRREAELERTQALIERTQESASIGWWEVDLVNESLTWSDEVYRIHEVPADETVELEDGIEFYHPDDRDAIELAFERLTEEGKSYDLELRIVTATGRTRWVRAVGDPQFNDAGEVVGALGLFQDITERKRYEMALESTREELRTVIDLVPDLVFVKNRDGEYLLANEATAAAYGLTPDEVEGKSEGEIIPDADDSAAFRQDDLEVIESGEPKNVGEETLTTADGETRILQTVKIPYRVPETGEDAVLGYARDVTDLKRYEQTLEEQRDTLMLLNQVVRHDIRNQLMVVTSYTELLEDSLPDDQSRTYARTVIGAAKQAADITETARDVTDVLLQVGTDQEPVDLRTELNQQIERIRSKKDRATVTVNGSIPDVTVLADGLLEAVFRNLLTNAVVHNDKQVAEITVSTSLSEDAVCVSVADNGPGIPDDHKEQIFQEGEKGLESGGTGIGLYLVKTLVNRYDGDVWIEDNEPTGSVFVVKLPLAE, from the coding sequence ATGGGAGGAGAGTCACACACAGCCGACGGAGCTGGTCGGTCCGGGACGGACGGTGACCGGGTGACCAACGCCTACGAGGCGATGTTCCGAGCGGCGGACGACGCGATATTTCTCCTTGACGTGGTGCGAAGGGACGGCGAATACGAGTTCACGTTCAAGCAGAACAACACCGCGTACCAGCAACAGACCGGGCTGACCGAGGACGCGATGTTCGGGCAGACGCCGCGGGAGCTCCTCGGGGACGAACAGGGGATCGCGGTCGAAGCGAACTACCGCCGGTGCGTCGAGGAGGGGACGACGATCGAGTACGAAGAGCGGCTCGATTTCCCGGCCGGGACAACGGACTGGCAGACGAAGCTGACGCCGGTCACGGAGGACGGAACGGTGACGCAGATCATCGGCGTCGCTCGCGACATCACGGAGCAGAAGGAACGCGAGCGGGAACACCGGCGGACGTACCGTCGGTTCCAGACGGTGTTGGAGACGATGTCCGCGGCGGTGTTCCTGAAAGACACCGACGGGCGGTACCTCCTAATGAACCAGGCGTGCCGCGACGTGTTCGACATCGACGAGGACCCCGTCGGAATGACCGACGAGGACCTCTTTCCGGAGGCCGTCGCGGCGCAGGCCCGAGCGGACGACCGCAGAGTGATCGAAGGCGGTGAGCAGATCGAGATCGAGGAGACGGTTCCGACGCCCGCCGGAGAGAGCGTTCGACTGACGCGGAAGTCTCCCGTATACGATGAGGAGGGATCGATCCGGGGAGTGTGTGGGGTTTCGACCGACATCACCGAACAGAGAGAGCGGGAGCGAACCCTCCAGCAGATCAAAGACCGACTCGAACTCGCGGTCGAGGGCGCGCAGATCGGCGTCTGGGACTGGGACATGACCACCGACGAGGTCGAGTTCAACGATCAGTGGGCGGAGATGCTGGGTCACTCGTCCGACGAGATCGAGCCGCACCTCGTCGCGTGGGAACGCCGCGTCCATCCCGACGACCTCGCAGCGGTCGAAGACGCCCTGTCTGAACACATGGCGGGCGAGACGGAGTACTACGACACGAAACACCGGATGCGAACCGCGGCGGACGAGTGGAAGTGGATCCGCGACGTCGGAAGGGTCGTCGAGCGCGACGACGACGGGGAGCCAGTCCGGGCCGTCGGAATCCACCTCGACATTGACGACCAGAAGCGGCGAGAGGCGGAGCTGGAGCGCACGCAAGCCCTCATCGAGCGCACCCAAGAGAGCGCGTCGATCGGTTGGTGGGAGGTCGACCTGGTCAACGAGTCGCTCACGTGGAGCGACGAGGTGTACCGGATCCACGAGGTGCCGGCCGACGAGACGGTGGAACTAGAAGACGGAATAGAGTTCTATCACCCGGACGACCGGGACGCGATCGAACTGGCGTTCGAGCGGCTGACGGAGGAGGGCAAGTCGTACGACCTCGAACTGCGGATCGTCACGGCGACCGGACGAACCCGGTGGGTCAGGGCGGTCGGCGATCCGCAGTTCAACGACGCGGGGGAGGTCGTCGGCGCGCTCGGACTGTTTCAAGACATCACCGAGCGGAAGCGGTACGAGATGGCCCTTGAGTCGACGCGCGAGGAGCTACGGACAGTCATCGACCTCGTGCCGGACCTGGTGTTCGTGAAGAACCGCGATGGCGAGTATCTCCTGGCGAACGAGGCGACGGCCGCGGCGTACGGACTGACGCCGGACGAGGTCGAGGGGAAGTCCGAAGGCGAGATCATCCCGGACGCCGACGACTCCGCGGCGTTCCGGCAGGACGACTTGGAGGTGATCGAGTCCGGGGAACCGAAGAACGTCGGCGAGGAGACGTTGACGACGGCGGACGGCGAAACGCGCATCCTCCAGACGGTGAAGATCCCCTACAGGGTGCCGGAAACGGGTGAAGACGCCGTTCTGGGATACGCCCGCGACGTCACCGACCTCAAGCGGTACGAGCAGACGCTCGAAGAGCAGCGGGACACCCTCATGCTGCTCAACCAAGTCGTGCGCCACGACATCCGGAATCAGCTGATGGTCGTCACGTCGTACACCGAACTGCTCGAGGACTCGCTACCGGACGACCAGAGCCGGACGTACGCGCGGACGGTCATCGGGGCGGCGAAGCAGGCGGCCGACATCACGGAGACCGCCAGGGACGTCACCGACGTGTTGCTACAGGTCGGAACCGACCAAGAGCCGGTCGATCTCCGCACCGAACTCAACCAGCAGATCGAACGGATCCGATCCAAGAAAGACCGCGCGACGGTCACGGTGAACGGATCGATCCCGGACGTGACGGTGTTGGCCGACGGCCTGCTGGAGGCGGTGTTCCGGAACCTGCTGACGAACGCGGTCGTCCACAACGACAAGCAGGTGGCCGAGATCACGGTTTCGACCAGTTTGTCGGAGGACGCGGTGTGCGTCTCGGTCGCCGACAACGGGCCCGGAATCCCGGACGATCACAAAGAGCAGATCTTTCAGGAGGGCGAGAAGGGACTGGAGAGCGGCGGAACCGGGATCGGCCTGTACCTCGTCAAGACGCTCGTCAACAGGTACGACGGCGACGTGTGGATCGAGGACAACGAGCCGACGGGGAGCGTGTTCGTCGTCAAGCTGCCGCTCGCCGAGTGA
- a CDS encoding DUF5786 family protein: protein MGFGSYDESEQENQDLDADFDDDDGVRAAQETHQGSVDYEPGASNDELLDRLQEIKSEDA from the coding sequence ATGGGTTTCGGCAGCTACGACGAGTCCGAACAGGAGAATCAGGACCTGGACGCGGACTTCGACGACGACGACGGTGTCCGGGCTGCCCAGGAGACCCACCAGGGGTCCGTCGACTACGAGCCCGGCGCCTCGAACGACGAGCTTCTCGACCGACTCCAGGAGATCAAGTCCGAGGACGCGTGA
- a CDS encoding 50S ribosomal protein L40e, which yields MASFDAAERRMLDRQICMRCNARNASEAERCRKCGYTKLRPKATERRAA from the coding sequence ATGGCCAGTTTCGACGCCGCCGAACGTCGCATGCTCGACCGACAGATCTGTATGCGCTGTAACGCCCGCAACGCCTCCGAGGCCGAGCGCTGCCGCAAGTGCGGCTACACCAAGCTCCGCCCGAAGGCGACCGAGCGCCGCGCCGCGTAA
- a CDS encoding preprotein translocase subunit Sec61beta: MSGSNSGGLMSSAGLVRYFENEDRNAIAIDPKTVVAFCVLFGVFVQILSLTVA; the protein is encoded by the coding sequence ATGAGTGGTTCCAACTCCGGCGGGCTGATGTCCAGCGCGGGACTGGTCCGCTACTTCGAGAACGAGGACCGGAACGCCATCGCGATCGACCCCAAGACGGTCGTCGCGTTCTGCGTCCTCTTCGGCGTGTTCGTCCAGATCCTGTCGCTGACGGTCGCGTAG
- the leuS gene encoding leucine--tRNA ligase gives MSQEGYDHATVEERWQEAWDDAAVYHVPDEASDPTYVLGMYPYPSGKLHMGHVRNYTITDAYARYRRMRGDDVLHPMGWDAFGLPAENAAKERDTNPRDWTFDCIDTMRGQMKSMGFGYDWDREVTTCTPEYYRWNQWLFRRFHEAGLVERRDAEVNWCPSCETVLADEQVEGDDELCWRCDTPVETRELDQWFLRITEYADELLEAIDELEGWPDSVRQMQRNWIGRQHGSEVDFEVEGHGSVTAFTTRIDTIHGATFFAIAPDHPIAEELAAEDAEIRRFIEEEADPDGDEPNGVATGLTATNPVTGEEIPVYVADFVLSDVGTGALMAVPAHDERDHAFATKKGVEIRPVIAPEPDDPDGETVPDAPDVEAEAFTDDGVVIDSGEYTGLDSETARERITADTDAASEATQYRLRDWGISRQRYWGTPIPIVNCDDCGAVPVPDEDLPVELPEFINTTGNPLDAADEWKATTCPDCGAPATRETDTMDTFVDSSWYFLRYVSPDLEDAPFDLDRANDWMPVDQYVGGIEHAVMHLLYSRFFTKVLADEEGLDHREPFTNLLAQGMVQLEGEKMSKSKGNVVSPQRIVDEYGADTARLFMMEAAQPERDFDWSEEGVRSTHRFLTRLSDLVEAYAAGEIALAGDGDAAAADRDEIDDYVADETDAAVAIAGAEYDDLTFNVALREAQDLVGTLRSYREYADPHPAVFERGLDVAVRLLAPVAPHLAEELWETLDRDGFVAEAEWPTASVDRDTVERRRRLVANTREDVRDIVEVAGIEDPERIDVVVAPDWKYDALSIAIDSDADNLISELMGEDHIREQGDAAASYGQDLQANREALRETLDGDAEYDALRAAAWLIEREFDAPVRVERAENVDESVVSKAEPGRPAIDIVE, from the coding sequence ATGTCTCAGGAGGGATACGACCACGCGACGGTCGAGGAACGCTGGCAGGAGGCGTGGGACGACGCCGCCGTCTACCACGTCCCGGACGAGGCCTCGGACCCGACGTACGTCCTCGGGATGTACCCGTACCCGTCCGGGAAGCTCCACATGGGCCACGTCCGCAACTACACCATTACGGACGCGTACGCCCGCTACCGGCGGATGCGCGGCGACGACGTGCTCCACCCGATGGGGTGGGACGCGTTCGGGCTGCCCGCCGAGAACGCCGCCAAGGAGCGCGACACCAACCCCCGCGACTGGACGTTCGACTGTATCGACACGATGCGCGGGCAGATGAAGTCGATGGGGTTCGGCTACGACTGGGACCGCGAGGTCACCACCTGTACCCCCGAGTACTACCGGTGGAACCAGTGGCTGTTCCGCCGCTTCCACGAGGCCGGCCTCGTGGAGCGCCGCGACGCCGAGGTGAACTGGTGTCCCTCCTGCGAGACCGTCCTCGCCGACGAGCAGGTCGAGGGCGACGACGAGCTGTGCTGGCGCTGTGACACCCCCGTCGAGACCCGCGAGCTCGACCAGTGGTTCCTGAGGATAACCGAGTACGCCGACGAGCTGCTGGAGGCGATAGACGAGCTGGAGGGGTGGCCCGACTCCGTCCGCCAGATGCAGCGCAACTGGATCGGTCGGCAGCACGGGAGCGAGGTCGATTTCGAGGTGGAGGGCCACGGATCCGTCACGGCGTTCACGACCCGGATCGACACGATCCACGGCGCGACGTTCTTCGCGATCGCGCCCGACCACCCGATCGCCGAGGAGCTGGCCGCTGAGGACGCCGAGATCCGACGATTCATCGAGGAGGAGGCCGACCCCGACGGCGACGAGCCGAACGGCGTCGCGACCGGCCTCACCGCCACCAACCCCGTCACGGGCGAGGAGATCCCCGTCTACGTCGCCGACTTCGTCCTCTCCGACGTCGGGACTGGCGCGCTGATGGCGGTCCCCGCCCACGACGAGCGCGACCACGCGTTCGCGACGAAGAAGGGCGTCGAGATCCGGCCCGTGATCGCGCCGGAGCCGGACGACCCGGACGGGGAGACGGTCCCCGACGCTCCCGACGTGGAGGCGGAGGCGTTCACCGACGACGGGGTCGTCATCGACTCCGGCGAGTACACCGGCCTCGACAGCGAGACCGCCCGGGAGCGGATTACGGCCGACACCGACGCGGCGAGCGAGGCGACCCAGTACCGCCTGCGCGACTGGGGCATCTCCCGGCAGCGCTACTGGGGGACGCCGATCCCGATCGTGAACTGCGACGACTGCGGGGCGGTCCCGGTGCCCGACGAGGACCTGCCCGTCGAGCTGCCGGAGTTCATCAACACGACCGGGAACCCGCTGGACGCCGCCGACGAGTGGAAGGCGACGACGTGTCCGGACTGCGGCGCGCCCGCGACCCGCGAGACCGACACGATGGACACGTTCGTCGACTCCTCGTGGTACTTCCTGCGGTACGTCTCGCCGGACCTGGAGGACGCCCCGTTCGACCTCGACCGCGCGAACGACTGGATGCCGGTCGACCAGTACGTCGGCGGCATCGAGCACGCCGTGATGCACCTGCTGTACTCGCGCTTTTTCACCAAGGTGCTGGCCGACGAGGAGGGGCTCGACCACCGCGAGCCGTTCACGAACCTGCTGGCGCAGGGGATGGTCCAGCTGGAGGGCGAGAAGATGTCCAAGTCGAAGGGGAACGTCGTCTCGCCCCAGCGGATCGTCGACGAGTACGGCGCCGACACCGCGCGGCTGTTCATGATGGAGGCCGCCCAGCCCGAGCGCGACTTCGACTGGTCCGAGGAGGGCGTCAGGTCCACCCACCGCTTCCTGACCCGCCTCAGCGACCTCGTCGAGGCGTACGCCGCGGGCGAGATCGCGCTCGCCGGCGACGGCGACGCCGCGGCCGCCGACCGCGACGAGATCGACGACTACGTCGCCGACGAGACGGACGCCGCGGTCGCCATCGCGGGCGCGGAGTACGACGACTTAACCTTCAACGTCGCGCTCCGCGAGGCGCAGGACCTCGTGGGGACGCTCCGGAGCTACCGCGAGTACGCCGACCCGCACCCCGCCGTCTTCGAGCGCGGGCTCGACGTCGCGGTTCGACTGCTCGCGCCGGTCGCACCCCACCTCGCCGAGGAGCTGTGGGAGACGCTCGACCGCGACGGGTTCGTCGCCGAGGCGGAGTGGCCGACCGCGAGCGTCGACCGCGACACCGTCGAGCGCCGCCGCCGGCTGGTCGCGAACACCCGCGAGGACGTACGCGACATCGTCGAGGTCGCCGGGATCGAGGACCCCGAGCGGATCGACGTCGTCGTCGCGCCCGACTGGAAGTACGACGCACTCTCGATCGCGATCGACAGCGACGCCGACAACCTCATCTCCGAGCTGATGGGCGAGGACCACATCCGCGAGCAGGGGGACGCCGCCGCCTCGTACGGCCAAGACCTCCAAGCGAACCGCGAGGCGCTCCGCGAGACCCTCGACGGCGACGCCGAGTACGACGCCCTGCGCGCCGCCGCGTGGCTGATCGAGCGCGAGTTCGACGCGCCGGTCCGCGTCGAGCGCGCCGAGAACGTCGACGAGAGCGTGGTCAGCAAGGCGGAGCCGGGGCGGCCCGCCATCGACATCGTCGAGTAG
- a CDS encoding co-chaperone YbbN — protein MTVRLLDFHAEWCGPCKTQDPILEEIQEDLGDAFELQKVDVDEEQDVANQYQVRSLPTLIVENDDGVVDRFVGVTQREDIEAALNEAGA, from the coding sequence ATGACCGTTCGACTGCTGGATTTCCACGCCGAGTGGTGCGGCCCGTGTAAGACCCAAGACCCCATCCTGGAGGAGATTCAGGAGGACCTCGGCGACGCGTTCGAGCTCCAGAAGGTCGACGTCGACGAGGAGCAGGACGTCGCGAACCAGTACCAGGTCCGCTCGCTCCCGACGCTCATCGTCGAGAACGACGACGGCGTCGTCGACCGCTTCGTCGGCGTCACGCAGCGCGAGGACATCGAGGCCGCGCTCAACGAAGCCGGCGCCTAA
- the kynU gene encoding kynureninase, whose protein sequence is MDDPYAPARDALAGEGLGGADGGTAARDDEANDADPALIAARLDDNDPLSEFADRYRIPDDLLYMDGNSLGPASDAALESLDRVVDEWRDQLISGWTDADPPWFEVGERLGDALAPLVGADPDEVVVSNSITVNIHTLIGTFLDELLAGNGPEHEGVAEADGEWAPDGDPGTDPAVLVNELDFPSDHYAIRAQLRHRGIDPDEKLRVVPSRDGRTIDHRDIEAALEAHDDVGIVFMPTALYRSGQLFDVERIAAAAHEAGAYAGFDAAHSAGAVPHEFDDAGVDFAVWCTYKYLNAGPGSIGALFVAERHHGLTPALAGWWGHEKATQFEMNMEYTPADSAGAWQIGTPPLLSAAPLEGAVELLREAGIERLREKSLALTDFLIALVDDRLPEVSVGTPRERDARGGHVALEHPEAERVSEALKDRGVVVDFRPPNVVRVCPAAPYTSFADVLEVVDEIESILDSGAHEAYATSEGGVT, encoded by the coding sequence ATGGACGACCCGTACGCCCCCGCCCGGGACGCGCTCGCGGGCGAGGGGCTCGGCGGCGCAGACGGCGGGACAGCGGCCCGCGACGACGAGGCGAACGACGCCGACCCCGCCCTGATCGCCGCGCGCCTCGACGATAACGACCCGCTCTCCGAGTTCGCGGACCGGTACCGGATCCCCGACGACCTGCTGTACATGGACGGCAACTCGCTCGGGCCCGCGAGCGACGCCGCACTCGAGAGCCTCGACCGCGTCGTCGACGAGTGGCGCGACCAGCTCATCTCCGGCTGGACCGACGCCGACCCGCCGTGGTTCGAGGTCGGCGAGCGACTGGGCGACGCGCTCGCGCCGCTGGTGGGCGCCGACCCCGACGAGGTGGTCGTCAGCAACTCGATCACCGTCAACATTCACACCCTGATCGGCACCTTCCTCGACGAACTGCTCGCCGGGAACGGCCCGGAGCACGAGGGGGTCGCCGAGGCCGACGGGGAGTGGGCACCCGACGGCGACCCCGGCACCGACCCCGCCGTCCTCGTCAACGAGCTCGACTTCCCCTCCGACCACTACGCGATCCGGGCGCAGCTCCGCCACCGGGGGATCGATCCCGACGAGAAGCTCCGGGTCGTGCCGAGCCGCGACGGGCGGACGATCGACCACAGAGACATCGAGGCGGCGCTGGAAGCGCACGACGACGTGGGGATCGTCTTCATGCCGACCGCGCTGTACCGCTCCGGCCAGCTGTTCGACGTCGAGCGGATCGCCGCCGCGGCCCACGAGGCGGGCGCGTACGCCGGCTTCGATGCGGCCCACTCCGCGGGCGCCGTCCCGCACGAGTTCGACGACGCGGGCGTCGACTTCGCGGTGTGGTGTACGTACAAGTACCTCAACGCCGGCCCGGGCTCGATCGGCGCGCTGTTCGTCGCGGAGCGCCACCACGGGCTCACGCCCGCGCTGGCGGGGTGGTGGGGCCACGAGAAGGCGACGCAGTTCGAGATGAACATGGAGTACACCCCGGCTGACTCCGCGGGCGCGTGGCAGATCGGCACCCCGCCGCTGCTCTCGGCCGCGCCGCTGGAGGGCGCCGTCGAACTCCTCCGGGAGGCCGGTATCGAGCGCCTGCGCGAGAAGTCGCTCGCGCTCACGGACTTTCTCATCGCCCTCGTCGACGACCGACTCCCCGAGGTCTCGGTCGGAACCCCCCGCGAACGCGACGCCCGCGGCGGCCACGTCGCCCTCGAACACCCCGAAGCCGAGCGGGTGAGCGAGGCGCTCAAGGACCGGGGCGTGGTCGTCGACTTCCGCCCGCCGAACGTGGTTCGCGTCTGTCCCGCGGCCCCCTACACCTCCTTCGCCGACGTGCTGGAGGTCGTCGACGAGATCGAGTCGATCCTCGATTCGGGCGCGCACGAGGCGTACGCGACGAGCGAGGGCGGGGTGACCTAG
- the hisE gene encoding phosphoribosyl-ATP diphosphatase: protein MSDPTEGDGPDPERDGPTPERDEGPQADEDPDVPSEVVLDELFATIESRQAELPEESYTASLFTHEKGENAVLEKIGEETTEAILAAKDDDREELTAESADLVYHLLVLFAMKDLDVGDLREELRDRF from the coding sequence GTGAGCGACCCGACCGAGGGCGACGGTCCGGACCCCGAGCGCGACGGTCCGACCCCCGAGCGCGACGAGGGCCCCCAAGCCGACGAGGATCCGGACGTCCCGTCCGAGGTCGTCCTCGACGAGCTGTTCGCCACCATCGAATCGCGGCAGGCGGAGCTGCCCGAGGAGTCGTACACGGCCTCCCTCTTCACCCACGAGAAGGGCGAGAACGCCGTCTTAGAGAAGATCGGCGAGGAGACGACGGAGGCGATCCTCGCGGCGAAGGACGACGACCGCGAGGAGCTCACCGCCGAGAGCGCGGACCTCGTCTACCACCTGCTCGTGCTGTTCGCGATGAAGGACCTCGACGTCGGCGACCTCCGCGAGGAGCTTCGCGACCGCTTTTAA